The following are encoded together in the Candidatus Syntrophosphaera sp. genome:
- a CDS encoding tetratricopeptide repeat protein translates to MLRRCLALLALLLAVSLALGQYNEKEIISQRAYQMLAQRQFTEAERLFGEVLQRWPDDANSVLQLLNIYFQTSQLDKAENMLNQYRRIIPPNQYAEQEILLAVMQGKPDTAWKLSLSYLQRQNYNENAYRLLASYFERRGFYDQVIQLYQDARRQRNNPELFRLETANASLNYRLFDQAITEYLAFLDKNSANLYFINNQIITILMEDPTRIKVIGNYAARSENAVVKELYANALVSRREYSAALEVYKKLPREKVVRFAEEQYLALNDEIALPSFAYLAQTSSDAFETGEYRLRQAQIHYRNGEHQETKLLLEQIMADPLMQERRNIQRKGVNLEARKLMAENSLALSRDTEAAQNWYNEARNFCTNSYDLQTIELALVNLSLIRQDYEAALATLDKVDEPKHRETRDYLQYSAELLRGNTDVADSLMNAYIIRYPAGIYVNDAIYQMMFVLGLEGAQRDGFLSAWRLMLLRDSAAVDSLASLFVQTSDEELLTLAVEWAILLADKTRASELLEHDWQDPISAEYAALLKLLLTKDNEAEQRMAREFLKANPNSIFAPKFRQSLSRLNSSRPEY, encoded by the coding sequence ATGCTTAGACGCTGCCTGGCCCTCTTGGCGCTGCTGCTGGCCGTTTCGCTGGCTTTGGGGCAATACAACGAGAAAGAGATCATCTCCCAGCGTGCCTACCAGATGCTGGCCCAGAGGCAGTTTACCGAGGCGGAAAGGCTGTTCGGAGAGGTTTTGCAGCGTTGGCCGGATGACGCCAACAGCGTGCTCCAACTGCTGAACATCTATTTCCAGACCTCGCAATTGGACAAGGCGGAAAACATGCTGAACCAATACCGCCGCATCATCCCGCCGAACCAGTACGCGGAACAGGAGATCCTGCTGGCCGTCATGCAAGGAAAGCCGGACACGGCCTGGAAACTCAGCCTGTCCTACCTCCAGCGGCAGAATTACAATGAGAATGCCTACCGCCTCCTGGCCTCCTATTTTGAACGCCGGGGCTTTTATGACCAGGTGATCCAGCTCTATCAGGACGCACGCCGCCAGCGCAACAATCCTGAACTCTTCCGCCTCGAGACAGCCAACGCCTCGCTCAATTACCGCCTTTTCGACCAGGCCATCACGGAATACCTCGCCTTTCTGGACAAGAATTCCGCCAACCTTTACTTCATCAACAACCAGATCATCACCATCCTGATGGAAGACCCCACCCGGATCAAGGTCATCGGCAACTATGCCGCCAGGAGCGAAAACGCGGTCGTCAAGGAGCTTTACGCCAATGCCCTCGTCTCACGGCGTGAGTATTCCGCCGCGCTGGAAGTTTATAAGAAACTGCCCCGGGAAAAGGTGGTCCGCTTCGCCGAAGAGCAATACCTGGCCCTGAACGACGAGATCGCCCTCCCCTCCTTCGCGTATCTGGCCCAGACCAGCTCGGACGCCTTCGAAACAGGCGAATACCGTCTGCGCCAAGCCCAGATCCATTACCGCAATGGGGAACATCAGGAAACAAAGCTGCTGCTGGAACAGATCATGGCCGATCCGCTGATGCAGGAGCGCAGAAACATCCAGCGCAAGGGCGTGAACCTGGAAGCGCGCAAACTGATGGCGGAAAACTCCCTGGCCCTCTCCAGGGACACCGAAGCCGCCCAAAACTGGTACAACGAGGCCAGAAACTTCTGCACGAACAGCTATGATCTACAAACCATCGAACTGGCGCTGGTGAATCTGTCGCTCATCCGGCAGGACTACGAAGCCGCCCTGGCCACTCTGGACAAGGTCGACGAGCCAAAACACCGGGAAACGCGCGATTACCTGCAATACAGCGCCGAACTGCTGCGCGGGAACACGGACGTCGCGGACAGCCTGATGAACGCATACATTATCCGCTATCCGGCCGGAATCTATGTCAACGACGCGATCTACCAGATGATGTTCGTCCTGGGACTCGAAGGGGCGCAGCGTGACGGCTTTCTCTCCGCCTGGCGCCTGATGCTGCTCCGGGACAGCGCCGCGGTGGACAGCCTCGCATCACTCTTTGTCCAGACGAGTGACGAGGAACTGCTCACCCTGGCGGTCGAATGGGCTATCCTGCTGGCCGATAAAACCAGGGCCAGCGAGCTTCTGGAGCATGATTGGCAGGACCCCATCAGCGCCGAATACGCCGCCCTGCTCAAACTGCTGCTCACCAAGGACAACGAGGCTGAACAAAGGATGGCCCGGGAATTCCTCAAAGCCAACCCCAACAGCATTTTCGCCCCAAAATTCCGCCAAAGCCTGAGCCGCTTGAACTCAAGCCGCCCGGAATACTGA